From a region of the Syngnathus scovelli strain Florida chromosome 19, RoL_Ssco_1.2, whole genome shotgun sequence genome:
- the LOC125987504 gene encoding uncharacterized protein, whose protein sequence is MCKRSLDDCPEGWPCAFKDFGYNRVESHMRDTGEFQPFVGLRKKTNNFEWIDRKSSDRNRNFHAMTIFREILVCNQQKHVDLFCQSEGQSVIRIQSAFCGRRRGSLCPTQNATKETCMVRGALPHYRQKCDNRQYCLADPFEGVRETCPAVSKYLHMVYSCERKVYLDSLVEADKHIPDSVFEAYSSMSDTSPEKAQLSRNSCWRPSQDPSTSWIQVNLGHVRKVTGIVTQGCPYTDQRSWVINFEMKASVDGKRWTEHPDEKVTGQPVDLTPTGLPKFANTNEFHCPPKCADSQHNITGTLVYNEDSTVCVAAIHADVIHNDIGGDCIVMTAVVKNGFDASTQNGMESADSTDQAFTFADGELRCLGESWEEFVGFCYKTFEDKEKWAEAQAVC, encoded by the exons ATGTGCAAGCGCTCCCTGGACG ACTGCCCAGAGGGCTGGCCGTGTGCCTTTAAAGACTTCGGTTACAATCGAGTGGAGA GTCACATGAGAGACACAGGTGAATTTCAGCCTTTCGTGGGATTGAGGAAGAAGACAAACAACTTTGAGTGGATTGACAGAAAATCTTCA GACAGAAACCGGAACTTCCACGCCATGACG ATTTTTCGGGAGATCCTTGTGTGCAACCAGCAGAAGCACGTCGACCTGTTTTGTCAGAGTGAGGGTCAAAGCGTCATCCGGATCCAGTCGGCCTTCTGTGGACGGAGGAGGGGCAGCCTTTGTCCAACTCAGAACGCAACAAAGG AGACTTGCATGGTGCGAGGAGCCCTCCCTCACTACAGGCAGAAATGTGACAACCGTCAATATTGTCTTGCTGACCCTTTCGAGGGCGTCCGGGAGACCTGCCCTGCAGTCTCCAAATACCTGCACATGGTCTACAGCTGTGAACGGAAAG TGTATCTTGACAGTTTAGTCGAGGCGGACAAGCACATCCCTGACTCAGTGTTTGAAGCCTACTCCTCTATGAGCGACACCAGCCCAGAGAAAGCTCAATTGAGCAGGAATTCCTGCTGGAGACCGTCACAAGATC CCTCCACCAGCTGGATCCAGGTGAACCTTGGTCACGTGAGAAAGGTGACTGGGATCGTCACCCAGGGCTGTCCTTACACTGACCAAAGGTCCTGGGTCATCAACTTTGAGATGAAGGCGAGTGTTGATGGCAAACGCTGGACTGAACACCCGGACGAAAAGGTGACTGGCCAGCCAGTCGACCTGACGCCGACCGGGTTGCCCAAATTTGCCAATACAAATGA GTTCCACTGCCCACCCAAGTGCGCCGACTCTCAACACAATATCACAGGAACCTTAGTCTACAATGAA GATTCAACCGTCTGCGTGGCCGCTATTCACGCCGACGTCATTCATAACGACATCGGAGGAGACTGCATTGTGATGACAGCCGTGGTAAAGAACGGCTTTGATGCCTCCACCCAGAACGGGATGGA GAGTGCCGACTCGACGGATCAGGCCTTCACATTTGCAGACGGAG AGCTGAGATGCTTGGGAGAGTCCTGGGAGGAGTTTGTGGGCTTCTGCTATAAAACCTTTGAGGACAAGGAGAAGTGGGCCGAAGCTCAAGCTGTCTGCTAG